In Procambarus clarkii isolate CNS0578487 chromosome 53, FALCON_Pclarkii_2.0, whole genome shotgun sequence, the following proteins share a genomic window:
- the LOC138352292 gene encoding uncharacterized protein, translating into MTSEKRYAVVGFNDRSVGIISTTWIEKSDDEKILCWWPQSRHTVSAQKHEKPDTTNWRVHVVSTILSTTDDFDVAKRRCLAAEDTSNVETEDDMGYPRQRKRKPCFKYEEENSENNKRNHHSSQSKKKCSPSSYENTPSKEISPPQIPYYSGILSESNRTVLQKPSPVKTTLHNTPSTPSVFPHEANRTVLQKQSPVKTTLHNTPLTPSVFLHEGNK; encoded by the exons ATGACATCTGAAAAGCGGTATGCAGTGGTAGGCTTCAATGATCGTAGTGTGGGTATCATCTCCACAACCTGGATTGAAAAATCTGATGAT GAAAAAATATTGTgctggtggccacagagcaggcatacagttagtgcccaaaagcACGAAAAGCCAGACACGACAAATTGGCGAGTGCATGTCGTATCAACAATCCTATCAACAACTG atgattTTGACGTTGCAAAACGAAGATGCTTAGCTGCGGAAGACACTTCAAATGTCGAAACTGAAGACGATATGGGCTATCCTCGACAACGAAAAAGGAAACCATGCTTCAAATATGAAGAAGAGAATTCCGAGAATAACAAAC gcaatcatCACTCGTCTCAATCCAAGAAGAAGTGTTCGCCATCTTCATATGAGAATACACCTTCAAAAGAAATAAGTCCTCCGCAAATACCATATTATTCTGGTATATTAAGTGAAT CTAATAGAACAGTCCTACAAAAGCCGTCTCCAGTGAAGACTACACTTCACAATACACCTTCAACGCCATCAGTATTTCCTCATGAAG ctaatagaacagtcctacaaaagcagtctccagtgaagactacacttcacaatacaccgttgacgccatcagtatttcttcatgaaggtaataagtaa